The following proteins are co-located in the Colletotrichum lupini chromosome 4, complete sequence genome:
- a CDS encoding esterase/lipase codes for MNPLGARTLSPVETPSDGYIDDLPPTMFANDIDSKSDTLHEMSLLSSFAADSAWPLWDSEPIDGAFELDLSQGTIDQGVVKAVSRPWLFGYKPTAKSNGRAVLILGGGGYIELMVGREGVAVAHWLASLGFEAFVLVHRFPSAETGPQAPVDDARQALRLIEEKAAPARLALCGLSSGGHLASALLAEYPASWASSSGAPVPKPEFAIIGYGPISTNAKGHTIIPNKAPLEPPAKQELYDVVIPDQQILRPAPPTFIVYSASDPVVPVVNAYRLAQGLQAAEGSVELHVFADAPHGFALDTEGMPVSKWPSMAEEWLRQRGYLA; via the exons ATGAACCCCCTCGGGGCGAGAACACTGAGTCCAGTCGAAACGCCATCCGACGGGTATATTGACGACCTGCCCCCGACGATGTTCGCCAA CGACATCGATTCGAAGTCGGATACTCTCCACGAAATGAGTCTTTTGTCATCGTTTGCGGCGGACTCCGCATGGCCGCTGTGGGATAGCGAACCCATCGATGGGGCATTCGAACTCGACCTTTCACAAGGAACTATCGATCAAGGAGTTGTCAAAGCAGTTTCAAGACCATGGTTATTTGGATACAAACCAACAGCGAAGTCAAACGGACGCGCGGTGCTCATTCTGGGTGGTGGCGGCTACATCGAGCTCATGGTGGGCCGTGAAGGTGTCGCTGTCGCACACTGGCTCGCTTCTCTCGGTTTCGAGGCCTTTGTACTTGTGCACCGATTCCCGTCAGCAGAAACAGGACCTCAGGCCCCCGTCGACGATGCCAGACAGGCGTTGCGTCTGATCGAAGAGAAGGCGGCGCCAGCGAGGTTAGCGTTGTGCGGTCTGTCCTCCGGCGGCCACCTTGCGTCCGCGCTGCTGGCCGAGTACCCGGCTTCGTGGGCGTCTTCTTCCGGGGCACCGGTGCCGAAGCCGGAGTTCGCCATCATTGGATACGGACCTATCTCTACCAATGCCAAGGGGCACACCATTATTCCCAATAAGGCACCCCTCGAGCCGCCGGCGAAGCAGGAGCTTTACGACGTTGTCATCCCCGATCAGCAGATTTTGCGCCCGGCACCGCCAACCTTTATTGTGTATTCTGCCAGCGATCCCGTGGTGCCTGTGGTGAACGCATACCGGCTTGCGCAGGGGTTGCAAGCAGCGGAGGGGTCTGTCGAGCTCCACGTCTTTGCTGACGCGCCCCACGGCTTCGCTTTGGACACTGAAGGGATGCCGGTCTCGAAATGGCCCTCAATGGCCGAGGAGTGGTTACGGCAAAGAGGATATCTGGCATAA